One window from the genome of Pedococcus badiiscoriae encodes:
- a CDS encoding serine hydrolase domain-containing protein — protein sequence MSIETTTARRLDHRLATEQSEHRLPSVCAGVVRGGELVWSGAVGTLSGRADGVPATADTQYRIGSITKTFVGVEVMRLRDEGRFELNDPISSHLGETASTDFGGVTIAQLLSHTSGLQAETSGPWWERTPGGTWSDLLASRPALRFRRGARFHYSNVGYAVLGELVARLRGMPWGEAVQANLLDPLGMPRTTLRPVAPSAPGWGVHPLADLLHVEPEHDAGAMAPAGQLWSTVTDLSRWATFLAGDTAGLLSPQTLDEMCLPIAVNDNPRQAWTGAHGLGWQVWNLDGVRYAGHGGSMPGFLAGLRVNRDTGDGCVVFANATSGMALGNDLLDLLAEHEPLPVTPWSADADQATGLELVGDWYWGTTAYDLRLSADGHLVLGEPGAQRGSRFRPTENGWVGLDSYHEGEPLVVVRDPQGRPNHLDLGSFRFSRTPYDPAADIPGDIHPDRWH from the coding sequence ATGTCGATCGAGACGACCACTGCCCGCCGGCTCGACCACCGCCTCGCGACCGAGCAGTCCGAGCACCGGCTGCCGTCGGTGTGCGCGGGGGTGGTGCGTGGTGGCGAGCTGGTGTGGTCGGGGGCGGTGGGCACGCTCTCCGGCCGCGCCGACGGTGTGCCGGCCACTGCTGACACGCAGTACCGCATCGGCTCGATCACCAAGACGTTCGTCGGGGTCGAGGTGATGCGGCTGCGCGATGAGGGACGGTTCGAGCTCAACGACCCGATCAGCAGCCACCTCGGCGAGACGGCCTCCACCGACTTCGGCGGCGTCACCATCGCCCAGCTGCTCTCGCACACGTCGGGTCTGCAGGCCGAGACGTCCGGTCCCTGGTGGGAGCGGACCCCCGGTGGCACGTGGTCCGACCTGCTCGCCAGCCGGCCGGCCCTGCGGTTCCGACGGGGCGCGCGGTTCCACTACTCCAACGTCGGGTATGCCGTGCTGGGCGAGCTCGTGGCCCGGCTCCGCGGCATGCCGTGGGGCGAGGCCGTCCAGGCGAATCTCCTTGACCCGCTTGGTATGCCGCGCACGACCCTGCGTCCCGTCGCGCCCTCGGCGCCGGGCTGGGGAGTGCACCCCCTGGCCGACCTGTTGCACGTCGAGCCCGAGCACGACGCCGGCGCGATGGCTCCGGCCGGGCAGCTCTGGTCGACCGTCACCGACCTGAGCCGCTGGGCGACGTTCCTCGCCGGCGACACGGCCGGGCTGCTCAGCCCGCAGACTCTCGACGAGATGTGCCTGCCCATCGCCGTCAACGACAACCCGCGCCAGGCCTGGACGGGAGCGCACGGGCTGGGCTGGCAGGTCTGGAACCTCGACGGCGTGCGGTATGCCGGTCACGGCGGCTCGATGCCCGGGTTCCTGGCCGGGCTGCGGGTCAACCGCGACACCGGCGACGGCTGCGTGGTCTTCGCGAACGCCACCTCGGGGATGGCCCTCGGCAACGACCTGCTCGACCTGCTCGCGGAGCACGAGCCCCTGCCCGTGACGCCCTGGTCGGCCGACGCCGACCAGGCGACCGGGCTGGAGCTGGTCGGTGACTGGTACTGGGGCACCACGGCATACGACCTGCGCCTGTCGGCTGACGGCCACCTCGTCCTGGGGGAGCCCGGTGCCCAGCGTGGCTCCCGGTTCCGGCCGACGGAGAACGGGTGGGTGGGCCTCGACAGCTACCACGAGGGTGAGCCGCTCGTCGTCGTCCGCGACCCGCAGGGGCGGCCGAACCACCTGGACCTCGGGTCGTTCCGCTTCAGCCGGACGCCGTACGACCCCGCCGCCGACATCCCCGGCGACATCCACCCCGACCGCTGGCACTGA
- the topA gene encoding type I DNA topoisomerase: MSEGRKLVIVESPAKAKTIGGYLGKDWDVEASVGHIRDIPTPSEMPAEIKKGPFGRFGVDVDNGFEAYYVVDSDKKKKVSELKRLLKGADELYLATDEDREGEAIAWHLLEVLQPKVPVKRMVFHEITKEAIQRAANTTRDLDVAMVDAQETRRILDRLYGYEVSPVLWRKVKAGLSAGRVQSVATRMVVERERERMAFVRASYWDVVGDFTPDGAANQFGARLSAVDDARVATGRDFADDGTLKSKNVVHLDEETANSIARQVISAQVKVTGVQEKPYTRRPSAPFTTSTLQQEASRKLRLSSKNAMRVAQRLYENGYITYMRTDSTTLSEAALTAARQQARDLYGAEYVPDSPRRYEKKVKNAQEAHEAIRPAGDRFRTPAQVAGELRGDEFALYELIWKRTVASQMADARGSTATVKLGATLDDGRVVEFSASGTVITFRGFLAAYEEGRDEERASKAAEAEEERRLPKLSEGVAITTLRAEADGHETSPPPRYTEATLVKAMEEKGIGRPSTYASTVGTIQDRGYVNTRGNALIPTWLAFAVTRLLEEHFTELVDYDFTASMEEDLDRIAGGDEQRARWLHRFYFGGDLGGVQGAGAGGLVGGPGQGLKHLVEDLGEIDARAISTIDIGDGMVVRVGRYGPYVEETVPQGVDLATGEMTDDAATTPRRATINDDIAPDEMTPAKARELLEQSADDGKVLGQDPATGRDIVAKAGRYGPYVTEVLDEETAALKGKAKVKPRTASLFKDMDLATLDLDTALKLLSLPRVVGTSTEEDGTEVEITAQNGRYGPYLKKGTDSRSLATEQQLFDITLEEALAIYAQPKQRGRAATAPLKELGNDPVSGKPMVVKDGRFGPYVTDGETNSTLRKGDDPESITPERGAELLAEKRAKGPTTRKRAAKKTTKKAATKTAAKKSTAKKSTAKKSAATKTASKR, translated from the coding sequence ATGAGCGAAGGGCGCAAGCTCGTCATCGTCGAGTCGCCGGCCAAGGCGAAGACGATCGGCGGCTACCTGGGCAAGGACTGGGACGTCGAGGCGTCCGTCGGTCACATCCGCGACATCCCGACGCCGTCCGAGATGCCGGCCGAGATCAAGAAGGGCCCGTTCGGCCGGTTCGGCGTCGACGTCGACAACGGCTTCGAGGCCTACTACGTCGTCGACTCGGACAAGAAGAAGAAGGTCTCCGAGCTCAAGCGGCTGCTCAAGGGTGCCGACGAGCTCTACCTGGCCACTGATGAGGACCGCGAGGGCGAGGCCATCGCCTGGCACCTGCTCGAGGTGCTCCAGCCCAAGGTCCCGGTCAAGCGGATGGTCTTCCACGAGATCACCAAGGAAGCCATCCAGCGCGCGGCCAACACCACCCGCGACCTCGACGTGGCGATGGTCGACGCCCAGGAGACCCGGCGCATTCTCGACCGCCTCTACGGCTACGAGGTGAGCCCGGTCCTGTGGCGCAAGGTCAAGGCAGGCCTGTCCGCCGGTCGCGTGCAGTCGGTCGCGACCCGCATGGTCGTCGAGCGCGAGCGTGAGCGGATGGCCTTCGTGCGGGCGTCCTACTGGGACGTGGTCGGTGACTTCACCCCCGACGGTGCCGCCAACCAGTTCGGCGCGCGCCTGAGCGCGGTCGACGACGCCCGCGTCGCCACCGGTCGCGACTTCGCCGACGACGGCACGCTCAAGTCCAAGAACGTCGTCCACCTCGACGAGGAGACCGCGAACTCCATTGCGCGACAGGTGATCTCGGCTCAGGTCAAGGTCACCGGCGTCCAGGAGAAGCCCTACACGCGGCGCCCGTCTGCCCCGTTCACCACGAGCACCCTCCAGCAGGAGGCGTCGCGCAAGCTGCGCCTGTCGTCCAAGAACGCGATGCGGGTCGCCCAGCGGCTCTACGAGAACGGCTACATCACCTACATGCGTACCGACAGCACCACGCTGTCGGAGGCTGCCCTCACCGCGGCCCGACAGCAGGCGCGCGACCTGTATGGCGCGGAGTACGTCCCCGACTCCCCTCGCCGCTACGAGAAGAAGGTCAAGAACGCCCAGGAGGCGCACGAGGCCATCCGTCCGGCGGGGGACCGGTTCCGCACGCCGGCCCAGGTCGCGGGTGAGCTGCGTGGCGACGAGTTCGCGCTCTACGAGCTGATCTGGAAGCGCACGGTCGCCTCGCAGATGGCCGACGCCCGCGGGTCCACCGCCACCGTCAAGCTCGGCGCCACCCTCGACGACGGCCGGGTCGTGGAGTTCAGTGCCTCGGGCACCGTCATCACCTTCCGCGGGTTCCTCGCGGCCTACGAGGAGGGTCGCGACGAGGAGCGGGCCAGCAAGGCAGCCGAGGCCGAGGAGGAGCGCCGCCTGCCCAAGCTCAGCGAGGGCGTGGCGATCACCACGCTGCGCGCCGAGGCCGACGGGCACGAGACCTCACCGCCGCCGCGTTACACGGAGGCCACGCTCGTCAAGGCCATGGAGGAGAAGGGGATCGGCCGACCGTCGACCTATGCCTCCACCGTCGGCACCATCCAGGACCGTGGCTACGTCAACACCCGGGGCAACGCCCTGATCCCGACCTGGCTGGCCTTCGCGGTCACCCGGTTGCTCGAGGAGCACTTCACCGAGCTGGTGGACTACGACTTCACCGCGTCGATGGAGGAGGACCTCGACCGCATCGCCGGGGGCGATGAGCAGCGGGCGCGGTGGCTGCACCGGTTCTACTTTGGTGGCGATCTCGGCGGGGTCCAGGGTGCCGGGGCCGGCGGACTCGTCGGAGGCCCCGGTCAGGGACTCAAGCACCTGGTCGAGGACCTGGGTGAGATCGATGCCCGAGCGATCTCGACCATCGACATCGGTGACGGGATGGTCGTGCGCGTGGGCCGGTACGGCCCGTACGTCGAGGAGACCGTGCCGCAGGGGGTCGACCTGGCCACCGGCGAGATGACCGACGACGCCGCGACGACCCCGCGGCGCGCCACCATCAACGACGACATCGCCCCCGACGAGATGACTCCGGCCAAGGCCCGCGAGCTGCTCGAGCAGTCCGCGGACGACGGCAAGGTGCTCGGTCAGGACCCGGCCACCGGCCGCGACATCGTCGCCAAGGCCGGTCGCTACGGTCCGTACGTCACCGAGGTCCTCGACGAGGAGACCGCCGCCCTCAAGGGGAAGGCGAAGGTCAAGCCGCGCACGGCCAGCCTGTTCAAGGACATGGACCTCGCGACGCTGGACCTCGACACCGCTCTCAAGCTGCTCAGCCTGCCCCGGGTGGTCGGCACGTCCACCGAGGAGGACGGCACCGAGGTCGAGATCACGGCGCAGAACGGTCGCTACGGTCCCTACCTGAAGAAGGGCACCGACTCGCGCTCGCTGGCCACGGAGCAGCAGCTCTTCGACATCACGCTCGAGGAGGCGCTGGCCATCTACGCCCAGCCCAAGCAGCGTGGTCGGGCCGCCACCGCTCCGCTCAAGGAGCTCGGCAACGACCCCGTCTCGGGCAAGCCGATGGTGGTCAAGGACGGCCGCTTCGGGCCCTACGTCACCGACGGCGAGACCAACTCGACGCTGCGCAAGGGCGACGACCCCGAGTCGATCACCCCCGAACGTGGCGCCGAGCTGCTCGCGGAGAAGCGCGCCAAGGGGCCGACCACCCGCAAGCGGGCTGCGAAGAAGACGACGAAGAAGGCTGCGACGAAGACCGCGGCCAAGAAGTCGACTGCCAAGAAGTCGACTGCCAAGAAGTCCGCCGCCACGAAGACCGCCAGCAAGCGCTAG
- a CDS encoding dioxygenase, which translates to MTQPATTTRQPVLYLSHGAPPLADDPVWTDQLASWSTRFRKPANILMVSAHWEEAPLSLSATTGDVPLVYDFYGFPRHYYEVTYAAPGAPDLAADVTRLMHAADTPVHRDETRGLDHGAYVPLVEMYPEADIPVLQMSMPTLDPRALFDLGRKLAPLRDQGTLIVGSGFTTHNLRWFNPAAGPDGTPPAASAEFDNWAAEALERQDVDAILDFMHKAPAAREAHPRTEHWAPLYVSLGAAYESGSLDNESVIDGFWFGLSKRSWQFN; encoded by the coding sequence ATGACCCAGCCCGCGACCACCACCCGTCAGCCGGTGCTCTACCTCAGCCACGGCGCACCGCCGCTGGCCGACGACCCGGTGTGGACCGACCAGCTGGCGAGCTGGTCGACGAGGTTCCGCAAGCCGGCAAACATCCTCATGGTCTCGGCGCACTGGGAGGAAGCCCCCCTGTCGCTGTCCGCCACCACGGGCGACGTCCCGCTCGTCTACGACTTCTACGGCTTCCCGCGGCACTACTACGAGGTCACGTATGCCGCGCCGGGCGCGCCCGACCTCGCGGCCGACGTCACCAGGCTCATGCACGCCGCCGACACCCCGGTGCACCGGGACGAGACGCGCGGACTCGACCACGGGGCCTATGTCCCCCTCGTCGAGATGTATCCCGAGGCCGACATCCCCGTCCTGCAGATGTCGATGCCGACCCTGGACCCGCGGGCGTTGTTCGACCTCGGCCGCAAGCTCGCACCCCTGCGCGACCAGGGCACCCTGATCGTCGGGTCCGGCTTCACCACCCACAACCTGCGCTGGTTCAACCCTGCCGCGGGCCCGGACGGCACTCCGCCTGCCGCCTCTGCCGAGTTCGACAACTGGGCCGCCGAGGCACTCGAGCGGCAGGACGTCGATGCCATCCTCGACTTCATGCACAAGGCCCCGGCCGCCCGGGAGGCACACCCCCGCACCGAGCACTGGGCGCCGCTCTACGTCAGCCTCGGCGCGGCATACGAGTCGGGCAGCCTCGACAACGAGAGCGTCATCGACGGATTCTGGTTCGGCCTGAGCAAGCGGTCCTGGCAGTTCAACTGA
- a CDS encoding NAD(P)-dependent alcohol dehydrogenase produces the protein MTDIDHAPAQAPSALPATMRAAVYERYGPPQEVVTVRTVPVPEVGADDVLVRVGAASVNALDWHLVTGLPMFARPALGLRRPKRQVPGADVAGVVEAVGSAVTRFQPGDRVFGEVSGGAFAEFLVAPAEWLVPVPDRIPIEQAATIGVAAETALQGLRDWGRLQAGQRVLVNGASGGVGSFAVQLAKALGAAHVTAVCSTGNVEAARRGGADRVVDYTREDVRSLGETFDLFFDNAGSLTLRDSRRLVSPGGSYVMVTSPKSRWMRPLPRMLSLPVYFAVGSQRAPAFKVASRNRADLELLIDLVATGAVSPVVDRRWALADAPEALRVQGEFHSRGKSVVVP, from the coding sequence ATGACCGACATCGACCATGCACCAGCCCAAGCGCCGAGTGCGCTCCCCGCGACGATGCGTGCCGCGGTGTACGAGCGCTACGGCCCTCCGCAGGAGGTCGTCACGGTGCGGACCGTGCCCGTGCCGGAGGTGGGGGCCGACGACGTGCTGGTGCGCGTCGGGGCGGCGTCGGTCAACGCGCTCGACTGGCACCTCGTCACCGGGCTGCCGATGTTCGCCCGGCCGGCGCTGGGGCTGCGCCGTCCGAAGCGCCAGGTGCCTGGCGCCGACGTCGCAGGGGTCGTCGAGGCAGTGGGCTCGGCCGTGACCCGGTTCCAGCCCGGCGACCGGGTCTTCGGTGAGGTCTCGGGTGGCGCGTTCGCCGAGTTCCTCGTGGCGCCGGCCGAGTGGCTGGTGCCGGTGCCCGACCGCATCCCGATCGAACAGGCGGCCACCATCGGCGTGGCCGCCGAGACCGCCCTCCAGGGCCTGCGCGACTGGGGCCGGCTGCAGGCGGGTCAGCGGGTGCTGGTCAACGGAGCCTCCGGAGGGGTCGGCAGCTTCGCGGTCCAGCTCGCGAAGGCGCTGGGCGCGGCCCATGTCACGGCGGTCTGCAGCACGGGCAACGTCGAGGCTGCCCGTCGGGGCGGCGCGGACCGCGTCGTCGACTACACCCGCGAGGACGTGCGATCGCTGGGCGAGACGTTCGACCTCTTCTTCGACAACGCGGGCAGCCTCACCCTGCGTGACAGCCGCCGCCTGGTGTCACCCGGCGGGAGCTATGTGATGGTCACGTCGCCGAAGTCCAGGTGGATGCGTCCCCTGCCGAGGATGCTCAGCCTGCCGGTCTACTTCGCGGTCGGCAGCCAACGAGCGCCGGCGTTCAAGGTCGCCTCACGCAACCGGGCCGACCTCGAGCTCCTCATCGACCTGGTGGCGACGGGTGCCGTCAGCCCGGTCGTGGACCGTCGATGGGCACTCGCGGACGCGCCGGAGGCACTGCGCGTGCAGGGCGAGTTCCACTCGCGGGGCAAGTCGGTGGTCGTCCCCTGA
- a CDS encoding TetR/AcrR family transcriptional regulator yields MTDTVESDAVLTDGATSPTRTPLSRERVMRAAVDVADAEGIAAVSMRRIGQELGVEAMSLYNHVAGKEAMLDAMVEQVAAELVAAVSALDSPDPAIDWRGALRARALAAREVMLRHRWAPGVLETRTTMNLDVVRYFDGVVAILRAGGFSNDLTHHSLHALGSRVIGFSQELFNPGDAAADTASEDLLVAMAAQVPHLVEMLGEVAHDDPGSTLGWCDDQSEFEFGLDVLLDGLERRRASTVGP; encoded by the coding sequence GTGACCGACACCGTCGAGAGCGACGCCGTCCTCACCGACGGCGCGACGAGCCCTACCCGCACGCCGCTCAGTCGCGAGCGCGTCATGCGCGCGGCCGTCGACGTTGCGGACGCCGAGGGCATCGCCGCGGTCTCGATGCGGCGGATCGGCCAGGAGCTCGGGGTCGAGGCGATGTCCCTCTACAACCACGTGGCCGGCAAGGAAGCCATGCTCGACGCGATGGTGGAGCAGGTCGCCGCCGAGCTCGTCGCCGCCGTGTCCGCGCTCGACTCCCCCGACCCCGCGATCGACTGGCGCGGCGCCCTGCGCGCCCGGGCGCTGGCCGCACGCGAGGTGATGCTCCGCCACCGCTGGGCGCCGGGCGTCCTGGAGACCCGCACCACCATGAACCTCGACGTCGTCCGCTACTTCGACGGTGTCGTGGCGATCCTGCGTGCCGGGGGTTTCAGCAACGACCTGACGCACCACTCGCTGCACGCCCTCGGCAGCCGGGTGATCGGCTTCTCGCAGGAGCTGTTCAACCCCGGCGACGCCGCTGCGGACACCGCCTCGGAGGATCTGCTCGTGGCCATGGCGGCACAGGTCCCGCACCTCGTCGAGATGCTCGGCGAGGTCGCGCACGACGACCCCGGGTCGACCCTGGGCTGGTGCGACGACCAGAGCGAGTTCGAGTTCGGACTCGATGTGCTGCTCGACGGGCTGGAGCGTCGCAGGGCTTCTACCGTTGGGCCATGA
- a CDS encoding VOC family protein — protein sequence MITALHTLVYADDPDAARAFFRDVLQFPGSDTGGGWLIFATGPSELGVHPSSWEHEGQAGGTDQRFDLSLMCDDLAATVAELRGRGAEFDGDVVEQRWGSTIQLVVPGAGTMTLYQPAYDPPALGHPDLEAMW from the coding sequence ATGATCACCGCACTGCACACCCTCGTCTACGCCGACGACCCCGACGCCGCCCGCGCCTTCTTCCGTGACGTCCTCCAGTTCCCCGGGTCCGACACCGGGGGCGGATGGCTCATCTTCGCCACCGGTCCGAGCGAGCTCGGCGTCCACCCGTCATCGTGGGAGCACGAGGGCCAGGCGGGCGGCACCGACCAGCGCTTCGACCTGTCCCTCATGTGCGACGACCTCGCGGCCACCGTCGCCGAGCTGCGCGGTCGCGGTGCGGAGTTCGACGGTGACGTCGTCGAGCAACGGTGGGGCTCCACGATCCAGCTGGTCGTGCCGGGCGCCGGGACGATGACGCTCTACCAGCCCGCGTACGACCCGCCAGCCCTTGGCCACCCCGACCTCGAGGCCATGTGGTGA
- a CDS encoding sodium:solute symporter family protein, which translates to MSLLAPLAAPAAAGTLINATWLDYLLVALYFVFVLGIGFIARRSVSDSIDFFLSGRSLPAWVTGLAFISANLGAVEIMGMSANGAQIGLPTVHYFWVGAIPAMLFLGVVMMPFYYGSKVRSVPEFMLRRFGTGAHLVNAISFALAQLLIAGVNLYLLGSIVHALLGWPLWVALLVAAAIVLSYITLGGLSAAIYNEVLQFFVIVASLLPLTLIGLHRVGGWSGLQDKITAFASSAPAKAAVAPAGQQLHSWPGQALSGFSSGFLSVIGIVFGLGFVLSFGYWTTNFVEVQRAMASKSISAARKTPIIGAFPKMFVPFIVILPGMISAVLVKEMVQLKSGGTPPGGASGQGVKYNDALLLLMRDVLPNGLLGLAIAGLLAAFMAGMAANISAFNTVFSYDLWQRYLRKDHSDDYYLRIGRLATVAATIIAIFTASIASSFSNIMDYLQTLFGFFNAPLFATFILGMFWKRMTPAAGWIGLASGTVSAVVVAFLSKDAFGTASLGVLPLSGQGASFVAASTAFVVDIVVSYAVSLATEPKPASELRGLVYSETPREDLVDPEEASHPWFQRTMPLAGIALVLVLILNFAF; encoded by the coding sequence ATGTCCCTGCTCGCCCCCCTGGCCGCTCCCGCGGCGGCCGGCACGTTGATCAATGCCACCTGGCTCGACTACCTGCTCGTGGCGCTGTACTTCGTCTTCGTCCTCGGCATCGGTTTCATCGCCCGCCGGTCGGTCTCGGACTCGATCGACTTCTTCCTCTCGGGGCGCTCGCTCCCCGCCTGGGTGACCGGTCTGGCGTTCATCTCGGCCAACCTCGGTGCCGTCGAGATCATGGGCATGTCGGCCAACGGCGCCCAGATCGGGCTCCCGACGGTGCACTACTTCTGGGTCGGCGCGATCCCCGCGATGCTGTTCCTCGGCGTCGTGATGATGCCGTTCTACTACGGCTCCAAGGTGCGGTCCGTCCCCGAGTTCATGCTGCGGCGCTTCGGCACCGGCGCCCACCTCGTCAACGCGATCAGCTTCGCGCTGGCCCAGCTGCTCATCGCCGGCGTCAACCTCTACCTGCTGGGGTCGATCGTGCACGCGCTGCTCGGCTGGCCGCTGTGGGTGGCCCTGCTCGTGGCTGCCGCGATCGTGCTGTCCTACATCACCCTCGGCGGGCTCTCGGCCGCGATCTACAACGAGGTTCTCCAGTTCTTCGTCATCGTCGCGTCGTTGTTGCCGCTGACGCTGATCGGGCTGCACCGCGTCGGAGGGTGGAGCGGCCTGCAGGACAAGATCACCGCGTTCGCGAGCTCGGCGCCCGCCAAGGCCGCCGTCGCTCCAGCCGGCCAGCAGCTGCACTCGTGGCCGGGCCAGGCGCTGTCCGGGTTCAGCTCCGGCTTCCTCTCGGTGATCGGCATCGTCTTCGGGCTGGGTTTCGTGCTCTCCTTCGGCTACTGGACGACCAACTTCGTCGAGGTCCAGCGTGCGATGGCGTCGAAGTCGATCTCGGCTGCCCGCAAGACGCCGATCATCGGTGCCTTCCCCAAGATGTTCGTGCCGTTCATCGTCATCCTCCCCGGGATGATCTCGGCGGTCCTCGTCAAGGAGATGGTGCAGCTCAAGAGTGGCGGCACCCCTCCCGGCGGCGCGTCGGGCCAGGGCGTCAAGTACAACGACGCGCTCCTGCTGCTCATGCGTGACGTCCTGCCGAACGGCCTGCTCGGGCTGGCCATCGCGGGACTGCTCGCCGCCTTCATGGCAGGCATGGCCGCCAACATCTCGGCGTTCAACACGGTGTTCAGCTACGACCTCTGGCAGCGCTACCTGCGCAAGGACCACAGCGACGACTACTACCTGCGCATCGGTCGGCTGGCCACCGTCGCGGCGACGATCATCGCGATCTTCACCGCCTCGATCGCGAGCAGCTTCTCCAACATCATGGACTACCTCCAGACGCTGTTCGGCTTCTTCAACGCCCCCCTGTTCGCCACCTTCATCCTCGGCATGTTCTGGAAGCGGATGACGCCGGCCGCCGGGTGGATCGGCCTCGCCAGCGGCACGGTGTCAGCCGTGGTGGTGGCCTTCCTCAGCAAGGACGCCTTCGGCACCGCCAGCCTCGGCGTCCTGCCGCTGTCCGGGCAGGGGGCGAGCTTCGTGGCCGCGTCCACGGCGTTCGTGGTCGACATCGTCGTGTCGTATGCCGTGTCGCTCGCCACCGAGCCCAAGCCGGCTTCCGAGCTGCGGGGCCTGGTCTACTCCGAGACGCCCAGGGAGGACCTCGTCGACCCGGAGGAAGCGAGCCACCCGTGGTTCCAGCGCACCATGCCGCTCGCAGGCATTGCGCTCGTCCTCGTCCTGATCCTCAACTTCGCGTTCTAA